A genomic window from Colletotrichum destructivum chromosome 7, complete sequence includes:
- a CDS encoding Putative glucose-methanol-choline oxidoreductase, FAD/NAD(P)-binding domain superfamily, with protein MAYVVKMAVAVAAVPLFGALARPSPPSGCLKKQNDTQLLPSYDYVVVGAGASGLTVANRLSEDPKVTVLVIEAGELDEGEDSVRIPGLAGGAIGSKYDWNTTYVANDALGGRVVPIPQGKVVGGSTKLNRMVFDRGSKSDYDRWESLGAKGWNWDALLPYFKKNEKFTPPTAEIVAEWGVEVDDSAHGNDGLMQVTYSPFFWPTTKFMIDAVKELGITIAKDQANGSPIGGYFCPHNQDPKTATRSSAREAYYDGFTDRPNLHLLTGRQVTRVVTTGMGDAVKATGVEFAASKEAEVQTANVNREVILAAGTFHTPQILQVSGIGDPALHASINVSTVVDLPAVGQNLHDHVFLAVVNTINTTLSSSSLLQSNATFAAEARAQYDSQQNGPLSSPTGDFLAFLPLSTYSKAGETLSSQAAAQDGAAFLPADTPAEVVRGYQAQHKVLNERLLANDSALLEVIWDGGVMVLGLQHPYSRGSLKAASSSTFDAPLGDAAFLRNPLDVSFMVEAVKFTRTLTATAAIGALQPFEAVPGANVTADAAIADFVRQQSATLFHPVGTCKLGPREEGGVVDAELKVYGVSGLRVVDASVMPLVPATHIMTTVYAVAEKAADIIRGRAA; from the exons ATGGCGTACGTTGTGAAGAtggctgtggctgtggcaGCAGTGCCGCTCTTTGGAGCGCTTGCTCGTCCGTCCCCTCCTTCAGGCTGCCTTAAGAAACAGAACGACACACAGCTGTTGCCTAGCTACGATTacgttgttgttggcgccGGTGCCAGTGGTCTCACAGTAGCCAACCGACTTTCCGAAGACCCGA AGGTGACTGTTCTCGTCATTGAGGCGGGTGAACT tgacgaaggcgaggacTCCGTCAGGATTCCTGGGCTCGCCGGTGGCGCGATTGGGTCGAAATACGACTGGAACACGACGTATGTCGCCAACGACGCGCTGGGTGGCCGGGTCGTTCCGATCCCCCAAGGAAAGGTAGTGGGCGGCTCAACCAAGCTCAACCGGATGGTCTTCGACCGCGGATCGAAATCCGACTACGATCGCTGGGAGAGCCTGGGAGCCAAAGGGTGGAACTGGGATGCTCTGCTCCCCTATTTCAAAAAG AACGAAAAGTTCACGCCTCCGACTGCCGAGATCGTGGCCGAATGGGGCGTTGAGGTCGACGATTCTGCCCACGGCAACGACGGGCTGATGCAGGTGACCTactcgcccttcttctggCCCACTACCA AGTTCAtgatcgacgccgtcaaggagctcggcatcaccatcgcGAAGGACCAGGCCAACGGGAGCCCCATCGGCGGCTACTTCTGCCCTCACAACCAGGACCCCAAGACCGCGACTCGTTCCTCTGCCCGGGAGGCATACTACGACGGATTCACCGATCGCCCCAACCTGCACCTCCTGACAGGACGCCAGGTTACCAGGGTTGTCACCACTGGCATGGGagacgccgtcaaggcgaCTGGGGTCGAA TTCGCCGCCagcaaggaggccgaggtccagACCGCCAACGTGAACAGAGAAGTGATTCTTGCTGCTGGGACGTTCCACACTCCTCAGATCCTCCAGGTTTCCGGCATCGGCGATCCCGCCCTCCACGCCAGCATCAACGTGTCaaccgtcgtcgacctccccGCCGTGGGCCAGAACCTTCACGACCACGTCTTCTTGGCTGTGGTAAACACGA TCAACACCACCCTGTCCTCGAGCTCCCTGCTGCAGAGCAACGccaccttcgccgccgaggcccggGCCCAGTACGACAGCCAGCAGAACGGCCCCCTGAGCTCCCCCACCGGTGACTTTCTCGCCTTCCTCCCTCTGTCCACCTACTCCAAGGCGGGCGAGACGCTCAGCTCCCAGGCCGCGGCCCAAGACGGGGCCGCGTTCCTGCCCGCGGACACCCCGGCCGAAGTCGTCAGGGGATACCAGGCGCAGCACAAGGTGCTCAACGAGCGTCTCCTGGCCAACGACtcggccctcctcgaggtcatctgggacggcggcgtgatggtcctcggcctgcagcaCCCGTACTCGCGCGGCAGCCTCaaggccgcctcctccagcacCTTCGACGCGCCGCTCGGGGACGCCGCGTTCCTCAGGAACCCGCTCGACGTCTCGTTCATGGTCGAGGCGGTCAAGTTCACCCGCACGCtcacggccaccgccgccatcgggGCGCTGCAGcccttcgaggccgtcccCGGCGCCAACGTgaccgccgacgccgccatcgccgacttCGTCCGCCAGCAGAGCGCCACCCTGTTCCACCCCGTCGGCACCTGCAAGCTGGGCccgagggaggagggcggcgtcgtcgacgccgagctgaagGTCTACGGCGTCAGCGGTCTGCGCGTGGTGGACGCCAGCGTCATGCCCCTGGTGCCCGCGACGCACATCATGACCACGGTCTatgccgttgccgagaag GCCGCAGATATCATCCGTGGTCGTGCGGCGTAA